One window of Papaver somniferum cultivar HN1 chromosome 9, ASM357369v1, whole genome shotgun sequence genomic DNA carries:
- the LOC113313823 gene encoding myb-like protein X, which yields MEGKPDSIAEGVKKVEETVFVKIKSKEKELMEDEKEKKSEMELEVKSKSVEKVKPKHKEDAENEDKEGDEGKTKAEKKGDEGKTKKEKKNEDEEEEVMDKKKDKGKKKNEEDDGIEKEAKKEKKDKDDFSKKVEFVDKEPKECEDKKKEKKKKDKDGQEKKAKDKDVKSKKEEKDEVAVEKVDKSVVEEGKETNGDDKNVNEQKDEKKDEKDNNKKKEKEGKKEKNKDEKDNKKEKEKDEEQNKEEKKGKSKDDKNKRKDEPKEEIKEKKNKNEPKEEIKEKKNKDEHKEKKKKNKEDEENKSAVNTSSREIEVEKNHSKDVEDGKKDSKYEKGKDKKPAKEKKKDKDKEEKKKKKSEGNDKTNDLVKLKQKLEKMDAKISALQEKKEDIMRIIKEAEQASDAADKQKDTPVVAESTEPTEVVVDAT from the coding sequence ATGGAAGGGAAGCCTGATTCAATTGCGGAGGGAGTTAAAAAGGTCGAGGAAACTGTTTTTGTCAAGATCAAGAGCAAAGAGAAAGAGCTCATGGAAgacgagaaagaaaaaaagagtgaAATGGAGCTTGAAGTGAAGAGTAAATCTGTTGAGAAAGTGAAGCCAAAACACAAGGAAGACGCGGAAAATGaagacaaagagggagatgaagGAAAAACGAAGGCTGAAAAGAAGGGAGATGAAGGGAAaacgaagaaagaaaagaaaaatgaagacgaagaagaagaggtAATGGATAAAAAGAAAGacaaggggaagaagaagaatgaagaggatgatggaattgaaaaagaagctaagaaggaaaagaaagacaaAGATGATTTCTCGAAGAAGGTTGAATTTGTCGACAAAGAACCGAAAGAATgtgaagataaaaagaaagaaaagaagaagaaagacaagGATGGCCAAGAAAAGAAGGCTAAAGACAAGGATGTGAaatcaaagaaagaagagaaggatGAAGTCGCTGTTGAAAAAGTAGACAAGAGTGTAGTTGAGGAAGGGAAGGAGACAAACGGAGATGATAAAAATGTAAACGAGCAGAAGGACGAGAAGAAAGATGAGAAGGATAACAACAAGAAAAAGGAGAAGGAAgggaagaaggagaagaacaaagatgagaaagataacaagaaagagaaagagaaagatgaaGAACAGAATAAGGAAGAGAAGAAGGGCAAAAGTAAAGATGACAAGAATAAGAGAAAGGATGAACCaaaggaagaaatcaaggaaaagaagaacaagaatgaaccaaaggaagaaatcaaggaaaaGAAGAACAAGGATGAacacaaagagaagaagaaaaagaacaaggaGGATGAAGAAAATAAGAGCGCGGTTAACACGAGCTCAAGAGAGATCGAAGTAGAAAAAAATCATTCCAAAGATGTCGAAGATGGAAAAAAGGATTCCAAATATGAGAAGGGAAAGGATAAAAAACCggcaaaggagaagaagaaagacaaagacaaggaagagaagaagaagaagaaatctgagGGAAATGACAAGACCAATGACCTTGTGAAACTTAAGCAGAAGCTTGAGAAGATGGATGCCAAAATATCAGCCCtccaagagaaaaaagaagacatCATGAGGATCATCAAAGAAGCTGAACAAGCTAGTGATGCCGCTGACAAGCAAAAAGACACACCAGTTGTCGCTGAAAGTACTGAACCCACTGAGGTGGTTGTTGATGCAACTTAA